From the Lampris incognitus isolate fLamInc1 chromosome 10, fLamInc1.hap2, whole genome shotgun sequence genome, one window contains:
- the LOC130120133 gene encoding mitochondrial import inner membrane translocase subunit TIM16-like isoform X1, translated as MAKYLAQIVVMGVQVVGRAFARALRQEFAASQAAAQARGRSGQQSAAASSISGMTLQEAQQILNIATLNPEDIQKNYEHLFKANDKSVGGSFYVQSKVVRAKERLEEELDIQAQSKHQSQQKQENTET; from the exons ATG GCAAAATACCTTGCCCAAATCGTTGTGATGGGAGTACAAGTGGTTGGGCGGGCGTTTGCCCGGGCCCTACGGCAAGAATTTGCAG CCAGTCAAGCAGCAGCACAGGCCAGGGGTCGGTCCGGTCAGCAGTCGGCTGCGGCCAGCAGCATCTCTGGGATGACTTTACAAGAAGCTCAGCAAATACTCAATATCGCCACACTCAACCCTGAAGACATCCAGAAG AATTATGAGCATCTTTTCAAAGCCAATGACAAGTCAGTGGGCGGTTCGTTTTATGTACAGTCAAAG gtGGTACGGGCGAAGGAGCGTCTAGAGGAGGAACTTGATATTCAGGCACAAAGTAAGCACCAGTCACAGCAGAAGCAGGAAAATACGGAAACATGA
- the glis2b gene encoding zinc finger protein GLIS2b yields the protein MLSLDEPLDLKLPRRVVGRDRGPRSPHHSPLHAKRVRQLRMADDGTAVIEPASPTSPRTGVQVVPQDRTETPTPPAVDLSMSPSSRHTPSSPEMTNGNHVPSGDSHVRYVEGGASSQAFQFFVPIGAGAGLHLPSSMFIGQTNDKRASPDLSADEQLACRWKKCHLLFDSLQDLVDHVNDFHVKPEKDCGYCCHWEGCARKGRGFNARYKMLIHIRTHTNEKPHRCPTCNKSFSRLENLKIHNRSHTGEKPYICPYEGCNKRYSNSSDRFKHTRTHYVDKPYYCKMVGCLKRYTDPSSLRKHIKAHGHFVAQEQGSASGVGSLLKGGQAVGIAGRGVKETELSYVSGAHIIIPSAAAALLGGHALQGLGGSVPLSPLSPRPLDLSTLGCPSSPPAGLGGTPIISFNGSALGLAKSSLLSPAFPSSAIGLPMVPVLGAASERRVQGRQSKGRGQGEEGEDEVAGGVLNLSTGSHDPLSWVVIPPGTVVLKPAVVN from the exons ATGCTGTCCCTAGATGAGCCACTGGACCTGAAGCTCCCTCGGCGGGTCGTCGGGCGAGACAGAGGGCCGCGCTCGCCGCACCACTCCCCGCTGCACGCCAAGCGGGTCCGCCAGCTCCGCATGGCGGATGACGGCACCGCCGTCATAGAGCCCGCCTCGCCAACCTCTCCACGCACAG GTGTACAGGTGGTCCCCCAGGATCGGACAGAGACGCCCACCCCCCCAGCGGTGGACCTGAGTATGTCCCCCTCCTCTCGCCACACCCCCAGCTCCCCGGAGATGACCAACGGCAACCACGTCCCCTCAGGG GATTCTCACGTCCGTTACGTGGAGGGCGGAGCCTCATCGCAGGCCTTTCAGTTCTTCGTGCCAATTGGGGCCGGGGCGGGACTTCACCTGCCGTCCTCCATGTTCATTGGCCAGACCAATGACAAGCGGGCTTCTCCCGACCTCTCGGCGGATGAACAGCTGGCCTGCCGTTGGAAGAAG tgTCACCTGCTCTTCGACTCCCTGCAAGACCTGGTGGATCACGTCAACGACTTCCACGTCAAGCCGGAAAAGGACTGCGGGTACTGCTGTCACTGGGAGGGCTGTGCACGCAAAGGCAGGGGTTTCAACGCCAG GTACAAGATGCTCATCCACATCCGCACTCACACCAACGAGAAGCCCCACCGCTGCCCCACCTGCAACAAGAGCTTCTCGCGGCTGGAGAACCTCAAGATACACAACCGCTCGCACACAG GCGAGAAGCCCTACATCTGCCCCTACGAGGGCTGCAACAAGCGCTACTCCAACTCCAGCGACCGCTtcaaacacacgcgcacgcactaCGTCGACAAGCCCTACTACTGCAAGATGGTGGGCTGCCTGAAGCGCTACACAGACCCCAGCTCCCTCCGCAAGCACATCAAGGCCCACGGCCACTTTGTGGCGCAGGAGCAGGGCTCGGCCAGCGGGGTGGGGTCCCTGCTGAAGGGGGGTCAGGCGGTGGGGATAGCCGGCCGAGGCGTGAAGGAGACGGAGCTGTCCTACGTGAGCGGAGCGCATATCATCATCCCCAGCGCGGCGGCTGCCCTACTGGGGGGCCACGCTCTGCAGGGCCTGGGGGGCTCTGTGCCGCTGTCCCCCCTCAGTCCTCGGCCCCTGGACCTCAGCACGCTGGGCTGCCCCAGCTCGCCTCCAGCCGGCCTGGGAGGAACCCCAATCATTTCCTTCAACGGCTCGGCGCTGGGCTTGGCCAAGTCCTCCCTGCTCTCCCCGGCCTTCCCCTCCTCGGCCATCGGCCTCCCTATGGTACCAGTGCTGGGGGCCGCCTCCGAACGCAGGGTCCAGGGCCGGCAGTCCAAGGGGAGGGGCCAGGGTGAGGAGGGGGAGGATGAGGTAGCTGGGGGAGTGCTGAACCTCTCCACAGGGTCTCATGACCCCCTGTCTTGGGTGGTCATCCCCCCAGGCACCGTGGTGCTTAAACCAGCTGTGgtcaactga